From Candidatus Eisenbacteria bacterium, a single genomic window includes:
- a CDS encoding DUF2889 domain-containing protein: MHLDVGGHPLHSRALSVTLVARADGRLDVHGVILDLRKRGFVPVGGDLQPSGIVHHMMLDGIVDPATARLDALTASQPAVAFEPSAVTQGESCRDPIARVGGLVGGTLDASWARALSTEIGGPRGCSHLLTLAQLLGSTVAWALARDEARFGKAPDRRPGERVFRRDVVVDGHELSPGAMALAFQLADLHYAPAPPLAPSMDRFAEEREVRGIAEVDFATFSLAGLRLGERVRDRATLDTATWSERPDLGETVRGLSLARGVTAALLERLGGVDADRPILDAVLMLAPALIQCVAALSDTWPSLAASGAWIVGMGGRPDSCYMWRAGGALQLARRANEPPTA; the protein is encoded by the coding sequence ATGCACCTCGATGTCGGCGGCCATCCCCTGCACAGTCGCGCGCTCAGCGTGACGCTGGTGGCGCGCGCCGACGGCCGTCTCGACGTGCACGGCGTGATCCTCGACCTGCGCAAGCGCGGCTTCGTGCCGGTCGGCGGCGACCTCCAGCCGTCGGGCATCGTGCACCACATGATGCTGGACGGCATCGTCGATCCCGCGACGGCGCGCCTGGACGCGCTCACGGCGTCGCAGCCGGCCGTCGCCTTCGAGCCGTCGGCGGTGACCCAGGGTGAGAGCTGCCGCGATCCGATCGCCCGCGTCGGCGGCCTCGTCGGCGGCACGCTCGACGCCTCGTGGGCGCGCGCGCTCTCGACCGAGATCGGCGGCCCGCGCGGGTGCTCGCACCTCCTGACGCTCGCGCAGCTCCTCGGATCGACGGTCGCCTGGGCGCTCGCCCGGGACGAGGCCCGCTTCGGGAAGGCTCCGGACCGCCGCCCGGGCGAGCGCGTGTTCCGGCGCGACGTCGTCGTCGACGGGCACGAGCTGTCGCCGGGTGCGATGGCCCTCGCCTTCCAGCTGGCCGATCTGCACTACGCGCCCGCCCCGCCCCTCGCGCCGTCGATGGACCGCTTCGCCGAGGAGCGCGAGGTGCGCGGGATCGCGGAGGTCGACTTCGCCACCTTCTCCCTGGCGGGGCTCCGCCTCGGCGAGCGCGTGCGCGATCGCGCGACGCTCGACACCGCGACGTGGTCGGAGCGACCCGATCTCGGCGAGACCGTGCGCGGCCTCTCGCTCGCGCGCGGCGTCACGGCGGCGTTGCTCGAGCGCCTCGGCGGGGTCGACGCCGATCGGCCGATCCTCGACGCGGTCCTCATGCTCGCGCCCGCCCTCATCCAGTGCGTGGCGGCGCTCTCGGATACGTGGCCGAGCCTGGCGGCGAGCGGTGCATGGATCGTCGGCATGGGCGGACGCCCGGACTCCTGCTACATGTGGCGTGCGGGCGGCGCGCTCCAGCTCGCGCGGCGCGCGAACGAGCCCCCGACGGCCTGA
- a CDS encoding 3-hydroxyacyl-CoA dehydrogenase codes for MRVQDVIALVTGGASGLGEATVRDLVAGGGRAVILDRPNSKGEALAKELGDRTAFAPCDVTSEAEVKAAVETAVKRFGTMNVLVNCAGIGTANRTVTKDGPFPLELFELTIKVNLIGTFNAIRLAAFQMSKNERNQEGERGVIVNTASVAAFDGQIGQAAYSASKGGVVGMTLPIARDLASLGIRVLTIAPGTFDTPMLAMAPEPIRQALAAQIPFPSRLGRPSEFAALVRHILENSMLNGETIRLDGAIRMAPK; via the coding sequence ATGCGCGTACAAGACGTGATCGCACTGGTGACGGGCGGAGCCTCCGGTCTCGGCGAGGCGACGGTTCGCGACCTCGTCGCGGGCGGCGGGCGGGCCGTGATCCTCGACCGCCCGAACTCGAAGGGCGAGGCGCTCGCCAAGGAGCTGGGCGACCGGACCGCCTTCGCGCCGTGCGACGTCACGAGCGAAGCCGAGGTGAAGGCTGCCGTCGAGACCGCCGTCAAGCGCTTCGGCACGATGAACGTCCTCGTCAACTGCGCCGGCATCGGCACCGCGAACCGTACCGTGACGAAGGACGGTCCGTTCCCGCTCGAGCTCTTCGAGCTGACGATCAAGGTGAACCTGATCGGCACCTTCAACGCGATTCGTCTCGCCGCCTTCCAGATGAGCAAGAACGAGCGCAACCAGGAGGGCGAACGCGGCGTCATCGTCAACACCGCGTCGGTCGCGGCCTTCGACGGCCAGATCGGCCAGGCCGCGTACTCCGCGTCGAAGGGTGGCGTGGTCGGCATGACGTTGCCGATCGCGCGCGACCTCGCGTCGCTCGGCATCCGCGTGCTGACGATCGCGCCCGGAACGTTCGACACGCCCATGCTGGCGATGGCACCCGAGCCCATCCGGCAGGCGCTGGCGGCGCAGATCCCGTTTCCATCGCGCCTCGGCCGGCCGAGCGAGTTCGCAGCCCTGGTGCGCCACATCCTCGAGAACTCGATGCTGAACGGCGAGACGATCCGGCTCGACGGCGCGATCCGCATGGCTCCCAAATGA
- the clpA gene encoding ATP-dependent Clp protease ATP-binding subunit ClpA gives MRLSRPLEASLTLAVREARRRRHEFLCLEHVLWALLADDAVVEVVKACGGDPAKLRRDLEHYLDQMEALPPDVDVPPQQTLAFQRVLQRAAAHVQSSGRDEIDGRNVLVAIFRETDSHAAYLLGQQGVTRLDVVTYISHGIRKVPELPAGGAGPAGIEGDEDDDAQAARSPLEAFTVNLLEQAAAGKIDPLIGREREIERTVHVLCRRRKNNPVFVGDPGVGKTAIVEGLALRIHKKEVPKALQESEIYALDMGALLAGTKFRGEFEARLKAVIGALKEKPGAILFIDEIHTVVGAGATHGGSMDASNILKPALASGELRCIGATTYQDFKQHFERDRALARRFQKIELTEPSVDETHQILRGLKGRYEAHHGVTYTDTALRAAAELSAKHVHDRFLPDKAIDVIDEAGAAANVRDSDKRTIRTKDVEHIVATMAKIPPRQVTLSDRERLETLDRDLKLLVFGQDAAVGAVVSAIRLSRAGLGTPDKPVGSFLFSGPTGVGKTELAKQLAAALGIEFIRFDMSEYMEKHTVSRLVGAPPGYVGFDQGGLLTDGIRKTPHAVLLLDEIEKAHPDIFNILLQVMDHATLTDAQGRKADFRHVILIMTTNAGAQEMAAAAIGFGNVTNAEKGQKVLERLFSPEFRNRLDAVVHFAPLGAEAVERVVDKFMTELEGQLAQRRVQVELAPAARRWLAERGYDVTFGARPMARLIQEKVKRVLADEMLFGRLKDGGRVEIDVANDELTFTYAPLPPSRLRSAKSVPEPAD, from the coding sequence ATGCGGCTGTCGCGACCCCTCGAAGCCTCGCTCACCCTCGCCGTCCGCGAGGCCCGCCGGCGCCGGCACGAGTTCCTGTGCCTGGAGCACGTCCTGTGGGCCCTGCTGGCGGACGATGCCGTGGTGGAGGTCGTGAAGGCGTGCGGCGGTGATCCGGCCAAGCTGCGGCGCGACCTCGAGCACTACCTGGACCAGATGGAGGCCCTGCCGCCCGACGTCGACGTGCCGCCGCAGCAGACGCTCGCGTTCCAGCGCGTCCTCCAGCGCGCGGCGGCCCACGTGCAGTCCTCGGGTCGCGACGAGATCGACGGGCGCAACGTGCTGGTCGCGATCTTCCGCGAGACCGATTCGCACGCGGCCTACCTCCTCGGGCAACAGGGCGTGACCCGGCTCGACGTCGTCACCTACATCTCCCACGGCATCCGCAAGGTCCCCGAGCTGCCCGCCGGCGGCGCCGGCCCCGCCGGGATCGAGGGTGACGAGGACGACGACGCACAGGCCGCGCGCAGCCCGCTCGAAGCGTTCACGGTGAACCTGCTCGAGCAGGCCGCGGCCGGCAAGATCGATCCGCTCATCGGCCGCGAGCGCGAGATCGAACGCACCGTCCACGTGCTCTGCCGGCGCCGCAAGAACAACCCCGTTTTCGTCGGCGATCCCGGCGTCGGCAAGACCGCCATTGTCGAGGGCCTGGCGCTCCGCATCCACAAGAAGGAGGTGCCGAAGGCGCTCCAGGAGTCGGAGATCTACGCCCTCGACATGGGCGCCCTCCTCGCCGGCACGAAGTTCCGCGGCGAGTTCGAGGCGCGCTTGAAGGCCGTCATCGGGGCCTTGAAGGAGAAGCCGGGCGCCATCCTCTTCATCGACGAGATCCACACCGTGGTCGGCGCCGGCGCCACCCACGGCGGCTCGATGGACGCGTCCAACATCCTGAAGCCCGCCCTCGCCTCGGGCGAGCTGCGCTGCATCGGCGCGACCACGTACCAGGACTTCAAGCAGCACTTCGAGCGCGACCGCGCGCTCGCGCGCCGCTTCCAGAAGATCGAGCTGACGGAGCCGTCGGTCGACGAGACGCACCAGATCCTGCGCGGTCTCAAGGGACGCTACGAGGCGCACCACGGCGTCACCTACACGGACACGGCGCTCCGCGCCGCGGCCGAGCTCTCGGCCAAACACGTGCACGATCGCTTCCTGCCCGACAAGGCGATCGACGTGATCGACGAGGCCGGCGCGGCCGCGAACGTGCGCGACAGCGACAAGCGCACGATCCGGACCAAGGACGTCGAGCACATCGTCGCCACCATGGCGAAGATCCCGCCGCGCCAGGTGACCCTGTCGGATCGCGAGCGGCTGGAGACGCTCGACCGCGATCTCAAGCTCCTCGTCTTCGGCCAGGACGCGGCGGTCGGCGCCGTCGTCTCGGCGATCCGCCTCTCGCGCGCGGGCCTCGGCACGCCGGACAAGCCGGTCGGCTCGTTCCTGTTCTCGGGTCCGACCGGCGTCGGCAAGACCGAGCTCGCCAAGCAGCTCGCCGCCGCCCTCGGCATCGAGTTCATCCGCTTCGACATGAGCGAGTACATGGAGAAGCACACCGTCTCGCGGCTCGTCGGCGCGCCGCCCGGCTACGTCGGCTTCGACCAGGGCGGGCTCCTCACCGACGGTATCCGCAAGACGCCGCACGCGGTCCTGCTCCTCGACGAGATCGAGAAGGCGCACCCGGACATCTTCAACATCCTGCTGCAGGTGATGGATCACGCGACGCTCACCGACGCGCAGGGTCGCAAGGCCGACTTCCGGCACGTGATCCTCATCATGACGACCAACGCGGGCGCGCAGGAGATGGCGGCCGCCGCGATCGGCTTCGGCAACGTCACGAACGCCGAGAAGGGCCAGAAGGTGCTCGAGCGCCTGTTCAGTCCCGAATTCCGCAACCGCCTCGACGCCGTCGTCCACTTCGCGCCGCTCGGCGCGGAGGCGGTCGAGCGCGTGGTCGACAAGTTCATGACCGAGCTCGAGGGCCAGCTCGCGCAGCGGCGGGTCCAGGTGGAGCTCGCGCCCGCGGCGCGGCGCTGGCTCGCCGAACGCGGCTACGACGTCACCTTCGGCGCCCGCCCGATGGCGCGGCTCATCCAGGAGAAGGTGAAGCGCGTGCTCGCCGACGAGATGCTCTTCGGCCGCCTGAAGGACGGCGGCAGGGTCGAGATCGACGTCGCGAACGACGAGCTCACCTTCACCTACGCGCCGCTGCCGCCCTCCCGGCTGCGGTCGGCGAAGTCGGTCCCCGAGCCCGCGGACTGA
- a CDS encoding ATP-dependent Clp protease adaptor ClpS has translation MAERDTQRDVGVVTRTKPKENVKRPKRYKVLLHNDDYTTMEFVVWILVSVFHHDETKATEIMLHVHKNGIGVAGVYPREIAEARTSQVDALAKAHEFPLRTSMEEA, from the coding sequence ATGGCGGAACGCGACACGCAGCGCGACGTCGGGGTCGTCACCCGCACGAAGCCCAAGGAGAACGTGAAGCGCCCCAAGCGCTACAAGGTCCTCCTGCACAACGACGACTACACCACCATGGAGTTCGTCGTCTGGATCCTGGTCAGCGTGTTCCACCACGACGAAACCAAGGCCACCGAGATCATGCTGCACGTGCACAAGAACGGGATCGGCGTCGCGGGCGTCTACCCGCGCGAGATCGCCGAGGCGCGCACGTCGCAGGTCGACGCGCTCGCCAAGGCACACGAGTTCCCGCTCCGTACGAGCATGGAGGAAGCATAA
- a CDS encoding dual specificity protein phosphatase family protein — protein sequence MRGDNDWYGVGGGAVRPSPPRLDRILPQLFVGEYPNLGDVAWLRDAHGITAVVCLQDDADLASKRLRLADLRAAYAAAGLAFDHLPVPDGDAEFLADRLPAIVERVRAHVDAGAVVYLHCNGGLNRAPTAAIAYVHVHEGLPLPAASEFVKERRGCIPYVRALDICYGRGR from the coding sequence GTGCGGGGCGACAACGACTGGTACGGCGTCGGCGGCGGCGCGGTGCGCCCGAGCCCCCCGCGGCTCGATCGCATCCTGCCCCAGCTCTTCGTCGGCGAGTACCCGAACCTCGGCGACGTCGCGTGGCTGCGCGACGCGCACGGGATCACGGCCGTCGTCTGCCTGCAGGACGACGCCGACCTCGCTTCGAAGCGGCTGCGCCTGGCCGATCTGCGCGCGGCGTACGCCGCCGCCGGCCTCGCGTTCGACCACCTGCCGGTTCCCGACGGCGACGCGGAGTTCCTCGCCGACCGGCTGCCCGCCATCGTCGAGCGGGTGCGCGCGCACGTCGATGCGGGCGCGGTCGTGTACCTTCACTGCAACGGTGGCCTCAACCGTGCCCCCACGGCGGCGATCGCGTACGTGCACGTGCACGAGGGCCTGCCGCTCCCGGCCGCGAGCGAGTTCGTGAAGGAGCGGCGCGGCTGCATCCCGTACGTCCGCGCGCTCGACATCTGCTACGGGCGCGGGCGCTAG